One Candidatus Dependentiae bacterium genomic window, TGCCCAGAAGAACAGAAAGTAATTGCTACAGCACGTAAACTCCACGCTTCAGGATATTCATTAAGGGCTATACAACAACAGCTTAGTCTTCAAGGAGCTCGTACACGAAAAGGCACTGAACACCAGTTAACACAAATTGCTCGCATACTTAAAAGCTACGCTAAAGAACAAGAAAATAAGCCTCGTGGTAAACGCACATTGCCTTATGGCTTTAAATATAATGGTACTAAAGTAGAACACTGCCCAGATGAACAACAGATAGTAAATCTTGCTAAACACTTGCGCTGCCAAAAACTTACCCTAAGCAAAATAACAGATATGCTCAATAGACTTGGCTATCGTGGTAGAACAGGAAACCACTTTTGCATAAGCCAGATCAGCAGAATGCTCAAAAGAACAAGTTCATTACCCCAAAAAGGACCGGGCACCGTACCCTACGGTTTTATGTTTTGTCCTGCTAAAAAGAGCATAGAGCCCTGTCATAGAGAACAAGAAGTTATAACCAAAGCACAAGCATTACGCGCTCAAGGGTATTCACTTAAAGCTATAGCACATGAGCTTAATCAGTTAGGCTATAAAAGCAGAAATAACACTCTTTTTATGCCTGCTCAAGCAGCTAAAATGGTTTCTTCAATAAAATCAGCACCAGCAACTAAACTTGCTGGACGGAGTAATTTGCCTTATGGATATAGATATGTTGACCAGACATCCAAGACAGAATCTTGCCCTCAAGAACAGAAAGTTATTACAG contains:
- a CDS encoding recombinase family protein, with product MKAVLYIRVSTKSQHAGVSIQISVCKEKASSLGLQDTHVFIDSDVAHDVPLEQRPGLSKSLNSLQYGDVFICTNQDRISRSTILKVRFFHILRKLGVQFVSTLEDTDMTLAQGYKITRLYTENSIEYPISRTQEVAAYKKAKEEVTGTVPYGFKKKESGNHLVSCPEEQKVIATARKLHASGYSLRAIQQQLSLQGARTRKGTEHQLTQIARILKSYAKEQENKPRGKRTLPYGFKYNGTKVEHCPDEQQIVNLAKHLRCQKLTLSKITDMLNRLGYRGRTGNHFCISQISRMLKRTSSLPQKGPGTVPYGFMFCPAKKSIEPCHREQEVITKAQALRAQGYSLKAIAHELNQLGYKSRNNTLFMPAQAAKMVSSIKSAPATKLAGRSNLPYGYRYVDQTSKTESCPQEQKVITVAIELRAQGLSLRQITREVNLRGYRTRAGTLFYISQIARMLKRHIPQTTRSFHENPQSTL